In Kwoniella newhampshirensis strain CBS 13917 chromosome 4, whole genome shotgun sequence, one DNA window encodes the following:
- a CDS encoding TIGR01458 family HAD hydrolase gives MPNPLKLKALLIDLNGTLHIGHDSTPNAVTAIDRLRAARIPFIFCSNSTKESSASLLKKLRDMGFRAEQEDLMTSLGACRQLVEDRGLKRPLLLMSPSAKEEFASLPSSSDEKGYDSVILGLHEESLSYQGLNKAFRVLKGEPISPSSAATLPDHTTISTPALIAPHAAMYMQSPASSDLPAGLSLGIGPFVRALEEATSMKAEIVGKPTKGFFQLALKRLEADREGIRPDEVAVIGDDVNNDLGEGARELGLKRILVRTGKYRPDAEKSDHPPDKVCDTFSAFVDDLLK, from the exons ATGCCAAA CCCTCTCAAGCTCAAAGCCCTTCTTATCGACCTCAACGGTACTCTTCACATCGGCCATGATTCTACTCCCAATGCAGTGACAGCCATCGACAGACTCCGAGCTGCTCGCATACCTTTCATATTCTG CTCGAATTCCACGAAAGAGTCTTCCGCGAGCCTGTTGAAGAAGCTCCGGGATATGGGCTTCAGAGCTGAACAAGAAGATCTGATGACGAGTCTCGGAGCATGTCGACAACTTGTCGAGGACAGAGGGTTGAA ACGGCCACTTTTGCTCATGTCGCCATCTGCGAAAGAGGAGTTCGCTTCTCTGCCGTCGTCATCTGACGAGAAAGGATATGACTCCGTCATATTGGGATTACACGAAGAATCATTATCCTACCAAGGTCTCAACAAAGCTTTCCGAGTGCTCAAAGGCGAACCCATCTCACCGTCCTCAGCAGCAACCCTACCGGACCACACAACCATATCCACACCTGCATTGATCGCACCTCACGCGGCGATGTATATGCAATCTCCCGCATCGTCCGATCTGCCAGCGGGCCTTTCGTTGGGGATAGGTCCATTTGTCCGTGCATTGGAAGAGGCAACAAGTATGAAGGCTGAGATCGTCGGTAAACCCACAAAGGGATTCTTCCAACTTGCTCTGAAGAGACTGGAAGCGGACAGAGAGGGCATTCGACCAGATGAGGTGGCAGTCATCGGCGATGATGTGAACAATGATCTAGGCGAAGGTGCAAGAGAACTGGGTCTCAAGCGAATCTTAG TTCGGACAGGCAAGTATCGACCCGACGCCGAAAAATCGGATCATCCTCCCGACAAAGTGTGCGATACCTTTTCAGCTTTCGTCGATGACCTGCTGAAATAG